One genomic window of Streptococcus mitis includes the following:
- a CDS encoding sigma-70 RNA polymerase sigma factor region 4 domain-containing protein, with protein MFKELYKEVQGIVYKCRNEYYLHLWELSDWDQEGMICLHELISREEGLVEDIPRLRKYFKTKFRNRILDYIRKQESQKRRYDKEPYEEVGEISHRISEGGLWLDEYYLFHETLRDYRNKQSKEQQEELERVLRNERFRGRQRVLRDLRIVFKEFDIRTR; from the coding sequence ATGTTTAAAGAATTGTATAAAGAAGTCCAGGGAATTGTGTACAAGTGTAGAAATGAATATTACTTGCATTTATGGGAACTATCGGATTGGGACCAAGAAGGCATGATTTGCTTACATGAATTGATCAGTAGAGAAGAAGGGCTTGTAGAAGATATCCCACGTTTACGTAAATACTTCAAAACTAAATTCCGAAATAGAATTCTAGACTATATCCGTAAACAAGAAAGCCAGAAGCGTAGATATGATAAAGAACCTTATGAAGAAGTAGGTGAGATTAGTCATCGTATCAGTGAGGGAGGTCTGTGGCTAGATGAGTATTATCTCTTTCATGAGACACTAAGAGATTATAGAAACAAACAAAGTAAAGAGCAACAAGAAGAACTAGAACGTGTTTTAAGAAATGAACGATTCCGAGGTCGTCAAAGAGTATTAAGAGACTTACGTATTGTGTTTAAAGAGTTTGATATCCGTACCCGGTAA
- a CDS encoding ISL3 family transposase translates to MEQLHFITKLLDIKDPNIQFMDIINRDTHKEIIARLDYDAPSCPYCGSQMKKYDFQKPSKIPYLKTTGRPTRILLKKRRFKCYHCSKVMVAETSLVKKNHQIPRIIKQKIAQKLIEKTSMTDIAHQLSISISTVIRKLNDFHFKHDFSRLPEIMYWDEYAFTKGKMSFIAQDFDNLNIITVLEGRTQAIIRNHFLRYERAVRCQVKIITMDMFSPYYDIASKLFPNAKIVLDRFHIVQHLSRAMSRVRVQIMNQFERKSHEYKAIKRYWKLIQQDSRKLSDKRFYRPTFRMHLTNKEILDKLLSYSEDLKHHYNLYQLLLFHFQNKESDKFFGLIEDNLKKIHPLFQTVFKTFLKDKEKIVNALQLPYSNAKLEATNNLIKLIKRNAFGFRNFENFKKRIFIALNIKKERTKCVLSRA, encoded by the coding sequence ATGGAACAATTACATTTTATCACAAAACTACTCGATATCAAAGACCCAAATATCCAATTTATGGATATCATCAATAGGGATACACACAAGGAAATTATCGCTAGACTGGACTACGATGCTCCATCTTGTCCTTATTGCGGAAGTCAAATGAAAAAATATGACTTTCAAAAACCGTCTAAGATTCCTTACCTCAAAACGACTGGTAGGCCTACTAGAATTCTTCTGAAAAAGCGTCGTTTCAAGTGCTATCATTGCTCGAAAGTGATGGTCGCCGAGACCTCACTCGTCAAGAAGAATCATCAGATTCCTCGTATTATCAAGCAAAAGATTGCGCAAAAGTTAATTGAAAAGACTTCTATGACCGATATTGCCCATCAACTTTCCATTTCAATTTCAACTGTCATTCGAAAGCTCAATGATTTCCACTTTAAGCATGATTTTTCTCGTCTTCCTGAGATTATGTACTGGGACGAGTATGCCTTCACTAAGGGAAAGATGAGTTTCATTGCACAAGATTTTGATAATCTCAACATCATCACTGTTCTTGAAGGCAGAACACAGGCTATCATCCGAAATCACTTTCTGCGCTACGAGCGAGCTGTTCGTTGTCAGGTGAAAATCATTACGATGGATATGTTTAGCCCTTACTACGATATTGCCAGTAAACTTTTTCCTAACGCTAAAATCGTTCTCGACCGCTTTCACATTGTCCAACATCTCAGCCGTGCTATGAGTCGTGTACGTGTCCAAATCATGAATCAATTTGAGCGAAAATCCCATGAATACAAGGCTATCAAGCGTTACTGGAAGCTCATTCAACAGGATAGTCGTAAACTCAGCGATAAACGATTTTATCGCCCTACTTTTCGTATGCACTTAACAAATAAAGAGATTCTAGATAAGCTTTTGAGCTATTCAGAAGACTTGAAACACCACTACAATCTCTATCAGCTCTTACTTTTTCACTTCCAGAATAAAGAGTCTGACAAATTCTTCGGACTCATTGAGGACAATCTAAAGAAGATTCATCCTCTTTTTCAGACTGTCTTTAAAACTTTTCTCAAGGATAAAGAGAAAATCGTCAACGCTCTTCAATTACCTTATTCTAACGCCAAACTGGAAGCGACCAATAATCTCATAAAACTTATCAAGCGCAATGCCTTTGGTTTTCGGAACTTTGAAAACTTCAAAAAACGAATTTTTATCGCTCTCAATATCAAAAAAGAAAGGACGAAATGTGTCCTTTCTCGAGCTTAG
- the rpmG gene encoding 50S ribosomal protein L33, with translation MALKKASLACAVCGSRNYSIKISGTPKPTRLEVNKFCKHCGKYTTHRETR, from the coding sequence ATGGCACTAAAAAAAGCAAGCCTAGCTTGTGCGGTTTGTGGTTCGAGAAACTATTCAATAAAGATTAGTGGAACCCCCAAGCCTACACGACTAGAAGTAAATAAATTTTGTAAGCATTGTGGCAAGTACACTACACACAGAGAAACGAGATAG
- the rpsL gene encoding 30S ribosomal protein S12, with protein sequence MPTINQLVRKPRKSKVEKSKSPALNVGYNSHKKVQTNVSSPQKRGVATRVGTMTPKKPNSALRKFARVRLSNLIEVTAYIPGIGHNLQEHSVVLLRGGRVKDLPGVRYHIVRGALDTAGVNDRKQGRSKYGTKRPKA encoded by the coding sequence ATGCCTACAATTAACCAATTGGTTCGCAAACCGCGTAAATCAAAAGTAGAAAAATCTAAATCACCAGCTTTGAACGTTGGTTACAACAGTCATAAAAAAGTTCAAACAAACGTTTCTTCACCACAAAAACGTGGTGTTGCAACTCGTGTTGGAACAATGACACCTAAAAAACCTAACTCAGCCCTTCGTAAATTCGCTCGTGTACGTTTGAGCAACCTTATTGAAGTTACTGCCTACATCCCAGGTATCGGACACAACTTGCAAGAGCACAGCGTAGTTCTTCTTCGTGGTGGACGTGTAAAAGACCTTCCAGGGGTACGTTACCATATCGTCCGTGGTGCACTTGATACTGCAGGTGTTAACGATCGTAAACAAGGCCGTTCTAAATACGGTACTAAACGTCCAAAAGCATAA
- a CDS encoding ABC transporter permease — MKRWIALNKIEFLLTKRQLVYYLLSVGMPTAFYLFFSGMYQDTSGGLANFMRDYLISMTAFSMMSTAMFSFPAVLHTDKINNWQKTLRHTPVNMVEYYLSKITSMMVDYLVSILVVFSVGHLVRGVDMSLGSWIGAAFLLIVGSVAFVALGLTLTLLPSSQLMSVVGNLLYLGLAVLGGLWMPVSLFPDWMQAIGKCLPTYQLMELLKTFLNEGSINLSATVYLLVFSAVLFGLTIYLQGHKENA, encoded by the coding sequence ATGAAACGATGGATCGCACTAAACAAGATAGAATTTCTATTGACCAAACGACAATTAGTCTATTATCTGTTATCCGTAGGGATGCCGACAGCCTTCTATTTATTCTTTTCAGGCATGTACCAGGACACATCAGGTGGACTGGCTAATTTTATGCGCGACTACCTCATCTCCATGACGGCTTTTTCCATGATGTCGACAGCTATGTTTTCATTCCCAGCTGTTTTACATACCGATAAAATCAACAACTGGCAGAAAACATTGCGCCATACCCCTGTAAATATGGTAGAATATTATCTATCAAAGATAACAAGTATGATGGTTGATTATTTGGTCTCAATCCTGGTTGTTTTCTCAGTTGGGCACTTGGTCAGAGGTGTGGATATGTCTTTAGGAAGCTGGATTGGGGCTGCGTTCTTGCTGATAGTAGGAAGTGTAGCTTTTGTAGCGCTTGGCTTGACCTTGACACTCTTGCCTTCTAGTCAGCTGATGTCTGTTGTGGGCAATCTTCTCTATCTAGGCTTGGCTGTTTTAGGCGGACTCTGGATGCCCGTCTCTTTATTTCCAGACTGGATGCAAGCAATCGGGAAGTGCCTACCAACTTATCAGTTGATGGAGTTGCTCAAGACCTTCTTAAACGAGGGTAGCATCAATCTATCAGCCACAGTTTATCTACTTGTTTTTTCAGCAGTTTTGTTTGGTTTGACCATTTACCTTCAAGGTCATAAGGAGAATGCTTAA
- the pbp2a gene encoding penicillin-binding protein PBP2A — translation MKLDKLFEKFLSLFKKETSESEDSDSTSLRRSRSDRKKLAQVGPIRKFWRRYHLTKIVLILGLSAGLLVGTYLFAVAKSTNVNDLQNALKTRTLIFDREEKEAGALSGQKGTYVELTDISKNLQNAVIATEDRSFYKNDGINYGRFFLAIVTAGRSGGGSTITQQLAKNAYLSQDQTVERKAKEFFLALELTKKYSKDQILTMYLNNAYFGNGVWGVEDASKKYFGVSASEVSLDQAATLAGMLKGPELYNPLNSVQDSTNRRDTVLQNMLAAGYIDKNQETEAAEVDMTSQLHDKYEGKISDYRYPSYFDAVVNEAVSKYSLTEEEIVNNGYRIYTELDQNYQANMQVVYENTALFPRAEDGTFAQSGSVALEPKTGGVRGVVGQVADNDKTGFRNFNYATQSKRSPGSTIKPLVVYTPAVEAGWALNKQLDNHTMQYDSYKVDNYAGIKTSREVPMYQALAESLNLPAVATVNDLGVDKAFEAGEKFGLNMEKVDRVLGVALGSGVETNPLQMAQAYAAFANEGLMPEAHFISRIENASGQVIASHKNSQKRVIDKSVADKMTSMMLGTFTNGTGISSSPADYVMAGKTGTTEAVFNPEYTSDQWVIGYTPDVVISHWLGFPTTDENHYLAGSTSNGAAHVFRNIANTILPYTPGSTFTVENAYKQNGIAPANTKRQVQTNDNSQTDDNLSDIRGRAQSLVDEASRAISDAKIKEKAQTIWDSVVNLFR, via the coding sequence ATGAAATTAGATAAATTGTTTGAGAAATTTCTTTCTCTTTTTAAAAAAGAAACAAGTGAATCAGAGGACTCTGATTCTACTAGCTTACGTCGCTCTCGTAGTGATCGAAAAAAATTAGCCCAAGTGGGTCCAATTCGAAAATTCTGGCGTCGCTATCATCTAACAAAGATTGTCCTTATACTAGGATTGAGTGCAGGCTTGCTAGTCGGAACCTATTTGTTTGCTGTTGCCAAATCAACCAATGTCAATGATTTGCAAAATGCCTTGAAAACTCGAACTCTCATTTTTGACCGTGAAGAAAAGGAGGCTGGTGCCTTGTCTGGTCAAAAAGGAACTTATGTTGAATTGACTGATATCAGTAAAAATTTGCAGAATGCCGTTATTGCGACAGAAGATCGTTCTTTTTATAAAAATGACGGGATTAACTATGGTCGTTTCTTCTTGGCTATTGTAACTGCTGGTCGTTCAGGTGGTGGTTCTACTATTACCCAACAGCTGGCTAAAAACGCCTATCTATCACAGGATCAAACTGTCGAGAGAAAAGCAAAAGAATTTTTCCTTGCCTTAGAATTAACAAAAAAATATAGTAAGGATCAAATTTTAACCATGTACCTTAACAATGCCTATTTTGGAAATGGTGTGTGGGGTGTAGAAGATGCGAGTAAGAAATACTTTGGAGTTTCTGCGTCAGAAGTGAGTTTGGATCAAGCTGCGACTCTGGCAGGGATGCTCAAAGGGCCGGAACTGTATAATCCTTTGAATTCCGTACAAGATTCGACTAATCGTCGCGACACTGTCTTACAAAATATGCTTGCAGCGGGTTACATTGATAAAAACCAAGAAACCGAAGCTGCAGAAGTTGATATGACTTCGCAATTGCACGATAAGTATGAAGGAAAGATTTCAGATTACCGCTATCCTTCTTACTTTGATGCGGTTGTTAATGAGGCTGTTTCCAAGTATAGTCTAACAGAGGAAGAAATTGTCAATAATGGCTATCGCATTTACACAGAGCTGGACCAAAACTACCAAGCAAATATGCAGGTTGTCTATGAAAATACAGCGCTATTTCCGAGGGCGGAGGATGGAACATTTGCTCAATCAGGAAGTGTAGCTCTCGAACCGAAAACAGGTGGAGTTCGTGGAGTTGTCGGTCAGGTTGCTGACAATGATAAAACTGGATTCCGGAATTTCAACTATGCAACTCAATCAAAACGTAGCCCTGGTTCTACAATTAAGCCTTTAGTTGTTTATACGCCTGCAGTTGAAGCTGGCTGGGCTTTGAATAAGCAGTTGGATAACCATACCATGCAGTATGACAGCTATAAGGTTGATAACTATGCAGGGATCAAAACGAGTCGAGAAGTTCCTATGTATCAAGCCTTGGCAGAGTCGCTTAATCTACCTGCTGTTGCCACTGTTAATGATTTGGGCGTCGACAAGGCTTTTGAGGCAGGCGAAAAATTCGGACTCAACATGGAAAAGGTCGACCGTGTTCTTGGTGTCGCCTTGGGAAGTGGTGTCGAAACCAATCCTCTGCAAATGGCTCAAGCATATGCTGCCTTTGCAAATGAAGGTTTAATGCCTGAAGCTCATTTTATTAGTAGAATTGAAAATGCTAGTGGACAAGTTATTGCAAGCCATAAAAATTCACAAAAACGGGTGATTGATAAGTCTGTAGCTGACAAGATGACCAGTATGATGTTGGGAACATTTACAAACGGAACAGGTATTAGTTCATCGCCTGCAGACTATGTCATGGCAGGAAAAACTGGAACAACTGAAGCTGTTTTCAATCCGGAATACACAAGTGACCAGTGGGTAATTGGTTATACTCCGGATGTAGTGATTAGTCACTGGCTTGGTTTCCCTACCACTGATGAAAATCACTATCTAGCAGGATCTACTTCAAACGGTGCAGCTCATGTCTTTAGAAACATTGCTAATACCATTTTACCTTATACGCCAGGAAGTACCTTTACGGTTGAAAATGCTTATAAGCAAAATGGAATTGCACCAGCCAATACAAAAAGACAAGTACAAACCAATGATAATAGCCAGACAGATGATAATTTGTCTGATATTCGAGGACGTGCGCAAAGTCTAGTAGATGAGGCTAGTCGGGCTATCTCGGATGCTAAGATTAAGGAAAAGGCTCAAACAATATGGGATTCGGTAGTCAATCTATTTCGCTAA
- a CDS encoding response regulator transcription factor, translating to MKLLVAEDQSMLRDAMCQLLTLQPDVESVFQAKNGQEAIQLLEKESVDIAILDVEMPVKTGLEVLEWIRAENLETKVVVVTTFKRPGYFERAVKAGVDAYVLKERNIADLMQTLHTVLEGRKEYSPELMEVVMTHPNPFTEQEIAVLKGIAQGFSNQEIADKLYLSNGTVRNYVTNILSKLDAGNRTEAANIAKESGWL from the coding sequence ATGAAACTACTTGTTGCAGAAGATCAAAGTATGTTGCGAGATGCCATGTGCCAGTTGCTCACGCTTCAACCAGATGTAGAGTCTGTCTTTCAAGCCAAGAATGGGCAAGAAGCAATCCAACTATTAGAAAAGGAGTCTGTAGATATCGCCATCCTTGACGTAGAAATGCCTGTTAAGACAGGTCTTGAAGTCTTGGAGTGGATACGAGCAGAAAATCTAGAAACAAAGGTGGTTGTAGTGACGACCTTCAAGCGTCCTGGGTATTTTGAACGTGCGGTCAAGGCTGGAGTAGATGCTTATGTATTAAAAGAAAGAAACATTGCAGACCTCATGCAAACCTTGCACACCGTCCTCGAAGGACGCAAGGAGTATTCGCCTGAATTGATGGAAGTGGTGATGACGCATCCCAATCCATTCACAGAACAAGAAATCGCAGTTTTAAAGGGAATTGCTCAAGGCTTCTCTAACCAAGAAATTGCAGACAAACTTTATCTATCCAACGGAACAGTCCGAAACTATGTCACCAATATTCTTTCAAAACTAGATGCAGGTAATCGAACAGAGGCAGCTAATATCGCGAAAGAATCTGGTTGGTTGTGA
- the nusG gene encoding transcription termination/antitermination protein NusG: MDSFDKGWFVLQTYSGYENKVKENLLQRAQTYNMLDNILRVEIPTQTVQVEKNGKRKEVEENRFPGYVLVEMVMTDEAWFVVRNTPNVTGFVGSHGNRSKPTPLLEQEIRDILISMGQTVQEFDIDVEVGQTVRIIDGAFADYTGKITEIDNNKVKMIISMFGNDTVAEVNLNQIAEL, from the coding sequence ATGGATAGTTTTGATAAAGGGTGGTTTGTTTTACAAACTTATTCTGGTTATGAAAATAAGGTAAAAGAAAATCTATTGCAACGTGCGCAAACCTACAATATGTTGGATAATATTCTACGTGTTGAAATTCCAACACAAACAGTGCAAGTTGAAAAAAATGGAAAGAGAAAAGAAGTAGAAGAAAATCGATTTCCAGGTTATGTTCTTGTAGAAATGGTCATGACAGATGAAGCTTGGTTTGTTGTTCGAAATACTCCGAACGTTACAGGATTTGTCGGGTCACACGGGAATAGATCAAAACCAACTCCATTATTGGAACAAGAAATTCGTGACATTTTGATATCTATGGGACAAACTGTTCAAGAGTTTGATATCGATGTTGAGGTTGGTCAAACTGTACGTATTATTGATGGTGCTTTTGCAGATTACACTGGTAAGATTACAGAAATTGATAATAACAAAGTGAAGATGATTATCTCTATGTTTGGTAATGACACAGTTGCAGAAGTAAACCTAAACCAAATCGCAGAATTATAA
- a CDS encoding IS30 family transposase: MTKHKHLTLSDRNDIQLGLERGETFKAIGQSILKDPTTVSKEVKRNRQVRESTCDNLPCPLLDKAPFVCNGCPKRRQNCGFKKIFYLAKQAQKQYEQTLVEAREGTPLNSKAFWDMDKVISDGVKKGQHIYHILKTHNLDVSSSTVYRHIRKGYLSIAHIDLARAVKFKERRKRKLPSIPKEAKKGRSYEDFQNYLVLNQLDSWLEMDTVLGRMGGKVLLTFNLSFCNFIFARLLDNKTALEVTKHLYTIKNTLHEADKDFFQLFPVILTDNGGEFARVDDIEMDVRGESKLFFCDPNRSDQKGRIEKNHTLIRDILPKGTAFDNLTQEDINLVCSHVNSVKRAALNGKSAYELFAFTYGEEIPKLLGISKIPAEDVCQSSKLLQHKF; the protein is encoded by the coding sequence ATGACAAAACATAAACACCTTACCCTTTCAGACCGTAATGATATCCAATTAGGCTTAGAGCGCGGTGAAACCTTCAAAGCTATCGGACAATCCATTCTAAAAGACCCAACTACTGTTTCCAAAGAAGTCAAACGAAACAGACAAGTCCGAGAGTCTACATGCGATAACCTTCCTTGCCCTTTACTCGATAAGGCTCCCTTTGTCTGTAATGGATGCCCTAAAAGAAGACAAAATTGTGGATTTAAAAAAATCTTCTACCTTGCTAAACAAGCTCAAAAACAGTACGAACAAACTCTTGTCGAAGCTCGTGAAGGAACTCCCCTTAATTCCAAGGCCTTCTGGGACATGGACAAAGTCATTTCTGATGGTGTTAAAAAGGGACAACACATCTATCATATCCTCAAAACTCATAACCTTGATGTCAGTTCCTCAACCGTCTATCGACACATCCGAAAAGGATACCTATCTATCGCTCATATTGACCTAGCCAGAGCCGTTAAATTCAAAGAAAGACGGAAAAGGAAACTACCTTCCATCCCTAAAGAAGCTAAAAAAGGCCGTTCCTATGAGGATTTCCAAAACTATTTAGTCCTTAATCAACTAGACTCTTGGCTGGAAATGGACACAGTTCTGGGGAGGATGGGAGGTAAAGTCCTACTTACCTTCAACCTGTCTTTCTGTAACTTTATCTTCGCTAGGCTTCTGGATAATAAAACTGCCCTTGAGGTTACCAAACACCTCTATACCATCAAGAACACTCTTCATGAAGCTGATAAAGATTTCTTCCAACTCTTTCCTGTCATTCTTACCGATAATGGTGGAGAGTTTGCCAGGGTTGATGATATCGAAATGGATGTGCGAGGAGAGAGTAAACTCTTCTTTTGTGACCCTAATCGCTCTGACCAGAAAGGGAGAATTGAGAAAAACCACACACTGATTCGAGACATTCTACCTAAGGGAACTGCTTTTGACAACTTAACTCAAGAGGACATCAATCTCGTCTGCTCTCATGTCAACAGTGTCAAACGTGCTGCTTTGAATGGAAAGTCAGCCTATGAGCTCTTTGCCTTTACCTATGGAGAAGAGATTCCTAAGCTTCTAGGTATTTCTAAAATACCTGCAGAAGACGTCTGTCAGTCTTCGAAATTACTCCAACATAAGTTCTAA
- the secE gene encoding preprotein translocase subunit SecE has product MRFIGDIFRLLKDTTWPTRKESWRDFRSIMEYTAFFVIIIYIFDQLIVSSLIRFINIF; this is encoded by the coding sequence ATGCGTTTTATTGGAGATATTTTTAGACTTCTTAAAGACACAACATGGCCAACTCGCAAGGAAAGCTGGAGAGATTTTCGTTCTATAATGGAATACACAGCTTTCTTTGTAATAATTATTTACATTTTTGACCAGTTGATTGTTTCAAGTTTGATTCGATTTATTAACATTTTTTAG
- a CDS encoding ABC transporter ATP-binding protein yields MNMIKVESLNKIIKGKAILKDISFEVAEGECVALIGPNGAGKTTLLDCLLGDKLVTSGQVSIQGLPVTSSQLDYIRGYLPQENVIVQKLKVKELIAFFQSIYPNPLSNQEIDQLLQFDKQQKEQFAEKLSGGQKRLFSFVLTLIGRPKLVFLDEPTAAMDTSTRQRFWEIVQDLKAQGVTILYSSHYIEEVEHTADRILVLNKGELIRDTTPLAMRSEGIEKHFILPLAYKEVIEQSNLVENWSQKQDALQVVTREADAFWELLVQAGCRIQEIEVNNRSLLDTIFEETQKGDD; encoded by the coding sequence ATGAACATGATTAAGGTAGAAAGCTTAAATAAAATCATCAAGGGCAAGGCTATTTTGAAGGATATTTCCTTTGAGGTAGCTGAAGGTGAATGCGTCGCCTTGATTGGTCCCAATGGTGCTGGGAAGACCACACTCTTGGACTGTTTGCTTGGAGATAAACTGGTCACAAGCGGTCAAGTATCCATCCAAGGCTTGCCAGTGACGAGTTCTCAGTTAGACTATATTAGAGGTTATCTGCCTCAAGAAAATGTCATCGTTCAGAAATTAAAGGTCAAAGAGTTGATTGCTTTCTTTCAAAGTATTTATCCAAATCCCTTGAGCAATCAGGAGATCGATCAACTATTGCAGTTTGACAAGCAACAAAAAGAGCAATTTGCAGAAAAATTGTCAGGTGGGCAAAAGCGTCTTTTCTCTTTTGTCTTGACCTTGATTGGCCGACCAAAACTTGTCTTTTTAGATGAGCCAACTGCGGCCATGGATACCTCAACACGCCAACGTTTTTGGGAAATTGTTCAGGATCTAAAAGCGCAGGGAGTTACCATTCTCTATTCGTCCCATTACATCGAAGAGGTAGAGCATACAGCGGACCGGATTTTGGTCTTGAATAAGGGAGAGTTGATTCGTGATACGACGCCTCTAGCCATGCGTAGTGAGGGAATTGAAAAGCACTTTATCCTTCCTCTAGCATACAAGGAAGTCATTGAGCAGTCTAACTTGGTTGAAAACTGGTCACAAAAACAAGATGCTTTGCAAGTAGTTACACGTGAAGCGGATGCTTTCTGGGAACTATTAGTTCAGGCAGGATGTAGGATTCAAGAAATTGAAGTTAATAATCGTAGTTTGCTGGATACAATCTTTGAAGAAACACAAAAGGGAGATGACTAA
- a CDS encoding sensor histidine kinase: MLERLKSIHYMFWASLIFMIFPILPVVTGWLSVWHLFIDILFVVAYLGVLTTKSQRLSWLYWGLMLTYVVGNTAFVAVNYIWFFFFLSNLLSYHFGVRSLKSLHVWTFLLAQVLVVGQLLIFQRIEVEFLVYLLGILTFIDLMTFGLVRIRIVEDLKEAQAKQNAQINLLLAENERSRIGQDLHDSLGHTFAMLSVKTDLALQLFQMQAYPQVEKELREIQQISKESMREVRTIVENLKSRTLTSELETVKKMLEIAGIEVEIANQLDTASLTQELESTASMILLELVTNIIKHAKASKVYLKLERTEKELILTVGDDGCGFASIKGDDLHTVRDRVLPFSGEVKVISWKQPTEVQVRLPYKERN; encoded by the coding sequence ATGCTTGAAAGACTGAAAAGCATACACTATATGTTTTGGGCCAGTTTAATTTTTATGATTTTCCCCATCCTACCTGTAGTGACTGGGTGGCTTTCTGTCTGGCATTTATTCATTGATATTCTATTTGTAGTGGCATATTTGGGTGTTTTAACAACTAAGAGCCAGCGCCTATCTTGGCTATATTGGGGTCTCATGCTGACTTATGTAGTTGGGAATACTGCCTTTGTTGCTGTTAATTATATCTGGTTCTTCTTTTTCCTTTCTAACCTCTTAAGTTATCATTTTGGCGTACGTAGTTTAAAGTCTTTACATGTCTGGACTTTTCTTCTTGCTCAAGTCCTTGTTGTGGGCCAACTGTTGATTTTTCAGAGAATCGAAGTTGAGTTTTTAGTCTATCTACTTGGAATTCTCACTTTTATCGATTTAATGACTTTTGGCTTGGTTCGGATTCGGATTGTGGAGGATTTGAAAGAAGCGCAGGCTAAGCAAAATGCCCAGATAAATCTATTACTTGCTGAAAATGAACGTAGTCGTATCGGTCAGGATTTGCATGATAGCTTGGGACATACCTTTGCTATGCTTAGTGTTAAAACTGATCTAGCCTTGCAGTTATTTCAAATGCAGGCTTATCCACAGGTGGAAAAGGAATTAAGAGAAATACAGCAAATTAGCAAAGAATCAATGCGTGAAGTGCGAACCATTGTGGAAAATCTTAAGTCTAGAACTTTGACATCCGAACTAGAGACTGTGAAAAAGATGTTAGAAATTGCTGGAATTGAGGTGGAAATAGCTAATCAACTAGATACAGCTAGCTTAACTCAGGAATTGGAGTCAACGGCTTCCATGATTTTGCTTGAATTGGTGACTAATATCATCAAACATGCCAAAGCTTCTAAAGTCTACTTAAAATTAGAACGGACAGAGAAAGAACTCATTCTAACAGTGGGAGATGATGGCTGTGGCTTTGCTTCTATAAAGGGGGATGACCTCCATACAGTTCGAGATCGTGTTCTTCCATTTTCGGGAGAAGTAAAGGTAATTAGTTGGAAGCAACCGACAGAAGTTCAGGTTCGACTACCTTATAAGGAGAGAAACTAA